Genomic DNA from Pseudomonadota bacterium:
TTGCAGACAGAGGCTCACGCCAATACACAGTCAACCGAGACACGCCCGCCAAGAGGCGGAACCCAGGCAGGCACCTTTGAAGGTGCCTCCACCGGAACTGCTACAGACTCTGGTGCAGGTTCAGGGGCCGGGAGCGGTTTTACAAACCAACCTCCCGTCAGCGGTAATACATCGCCTGCTGGTGGTGGTCTTGGCGGTACAAGTGGTGGTGCAGGAGATCCCACACCTGCTGCTGAGTCCGTCAGCCAAGCCTTTACCCCTGCAACACAGCCTTCGACCCTCTCTTCAGCAGAGCTGGGATCAAACGGACGAGGTGTGTTTACTGGTATTGTTCCAGAAAATAATGAGCAAAACGATAGACAGACTAGGACAACTCCAATCCCTGCTAGGAAACCTAATTTGGGTTCTCAAGGAGCATCGCATTGGGATCCAGATACCAGTAGTTGGAATGAACTGCAACCTACGCCTCAGGTGAGTCTGTCAGAGGAGTTTAGTACACCGAGCTCGCAAATTGCACCAAACACACTTCAACCTCAACCAAATCTTGTGGAAATTGACACACCTGTTAGGCCGCAAACTCAACCTGGAATGTTAGAGACAGCAAAGGATGCTGCCATAAAGACCTGGAACTACGTAACAACTCCTTTTGAGACAATGGAAAAGATAAACGAACCTCAAAGAAGTCAGCTGGAGGTACTTGATACGTATCAACAGGAAGTTTTTGCACAAAATCACATTCAAGGGGCAATGCTTAATGGATTTATGCATAGTACCGATTCTGATTTGTGCCAACCGATGGTTTTTGTTCCCGAAACAATTTTGGATGCAGCAGTTTATTCTGTTGGGCTTGCGGGCACGCGGAAAATAATCTCCGGTAACCGCCGCACACCCAAGGGTTCAACCGCAAAATCAAAACAATTAAGCAGTAAAAAACAGGCTGCAAACAACAATGCTGCCAATGATAATTCTTTACAATCCCACGTTAATTTGAAACGAGCTACAGGCACGGATACGTTTCGAACCTTTAATGCTCTGGATCCTGAAATGGGTCGACAGGCCAATCGTTGGTCTGTAGGTCAGGGCGCAAAATCTTCTGCGCATGCTAGGATGAGTGGTGAGGTTGCCAGGGAGAATGTTGCGCCTGCTCGGGGTTCACAAAGAGTTGGGGAAAGTAAAAGTTTAGGGGGTGGTACCGGCGCACAAAAATCCACCCACAAAGAGCAAATTAAAAGCAAATCTTCCACTATTAACCAGGCTGAAAGAAATCCAATAGATATTAATGCACACTCTAAAGCTCCATATAGCCCACAAGGTATGCGTGATATGCTAGAGGCACGTTATCCTGGATCAAAGGTTGAATCAACAACCTTACCGTATAAGGGAGCAAAGGGAACAAAATTTGCAGGTCAGCGTCATCCTAAAACTAAAGTTGTATATGATATGAGGGCTAGTCCTGATTTTACACCTTATATGAAATATGAAGTGCAGATTCCATTTGCAGAATATAATAAGAAGGCAGCAAATTCTTCTGCACATATGCGTTATGCGACGCGTCAGTTGCGGGTAGATATTAAATCTGGAAAAGTGAATGCGAATCAATTTAAACCTCAGGAGCTGAAGGCGATAATGAGTGGCAAAAGGAAAATACCTGGCCATACATGGGAGCATAATTCGAGACGCGGGCGGATGCAATTGGTGAAAGAGAAACCACATGCAAGAACCCCCCATGTTGGGGGATCTGCAATGAACAAAAAAATTGACAAAATTGGAAAAAAAGATGGTTGATGGATTAGAACGTAATGATGATTATTTGATAGGTTTTGTTTCAGAAGCACTCATATCTGGTGCTATAAACATACGGGAAGCACATCAATGGATTTATAACCTTATTAGCAAATACGATAATTTGCCAACTTATATCTATGATTTACCCGAAGCAAATAACTGGAAAGAATTTGATAAAATAATTGGCTTCCATGCTTACAATACTTCTGAAACTGAGTTCGATGCCCTTAGTGGCATAGCCTTTGTACGTGGGAATATAACTGATGAAGAAGCAATATCAAAAAAGAAAGCTCTAAAAGCTCTGAAGGGCAACCCTCAATTAGAAAAAAGATTTAGGGAAACGTTTCCGTTTATTGAGTTTTAGATGCAACTTCATAACTTCCGACCTCTTATCACTCAATTCATTCTGTTTGCCTATATGCAAACAATACTGTCGCCTGCGCATACGTTAGATTACCAACATGAACTTGATCAAGTCTATAACCACCAACGTTTTATCGGCAGTGAACCAAAACACTCCCATTTCAGCACAGATACAACTCCAACAAATTCGAATGTGTTTACAGAAAAGCAAGAAAACACACATTCAACTGAGACATGCCCGCAAAGAGGCATTTTTCAGGGGGGTGCCTCCATTGGTAGTCTAATAGGCTCCAGTGGGGGCGGGAGGCATAGGGTGAATAGCGCACAGCTTACGGATGCAATCTCACATTTGTACCGACAAAATCTGGTTGTTCGCCAACAAGACGGTCCGTTGAATCATTTTGATCGCCTTGAAGTAGACACACAACGCCTTGATGCCAAACAGATCATCAATGAAAAACTGCAAGAAGTGCATGAGAAATCTGGTCACTCAATTAGTGCTCCCTTGGGGACCATGTTTACTTTAGCCAGTCAAATGAAAGCAGCTGCCAGCATGATCAGCAATGCCATGAACGATAATAATGCTGATAAGGCAAAACAGCAGCAAGGAAAAGCCGGTAAAACAGATACCTCGACTGAAGCAGCAAGTGATGACCAGCAACCAAGTATGAGTGTTGGTGATGTAGTTGGCAAAGTGTGTCCAATTTTAGGCGCTGCCATCAATGGAGTTAGCACAGCAATCGATGGTGTGTTTGGTGCTTCTGATGCTCCTTCAGGTGGGCCAAATAGTGGTGGTTCGGGAGGTGGACAAGCCAATGGTCAGGCCAACAATCTTTCTGGAGGTTTTGCCTCCCCATCAGGAGGTAGCTCTGGATCTGCGGGGGGTCATCCTGTAGGTAATAATCCTGTCCCAGACTCCAATGTAATGTCTGAGGCAGCCAATAAAAGCTTTAATACTGGCTCTTCTGGATTCGAGGCAGAGTTTAACGCTTCCCATAAGCCCGTGTTTACTGCTTTTGCTGATAACAACGACGATAATAACCAAAACCAGAATCAAAGCCAGAACCACCATCCCA
This window encodes:
- a CDS encoding HNH endonuclease, giving the protein LQTEAHANTQSTETRPPRGGTQAGTFEGASTGTATDSGAGSGAGSGFTNQPPVSGNTSPAGGGLGGTSGGAGDPTPAAESVSQAFTPATQPSTLSSAELGSNGRGVFTGIVPENNEQNDRQTRTTPIPARKPNLGSQGASHWDPDTSSWNELQPTPQVSLSEEFSTPSSQIAPNTLQPQPNLVEIDTPVRPQTQPGMLETAKDAAIKTWNYVTTPFETMEKINEPQRSQLEVLDTYQQEVFAQNHIQGAMLNGFMHSTDSDLCQPMVFVPETILDAAVYSVGLAGTRKIISGNRRTPKGSTAKSKQLSSKKQAANNNAANDNSLQSHVNLKRATGTDTFRTFNALDPEMGRQANRWSVGQGAKSSAHARMSGEVARENVAPARGSQRVGESKSLGGGTGAQKSTHKEQIKSKSSTINQAERNPIDINAHSKAPYSPQGMRDMLEARYPGSKVESTTLPYKGAKGTKFAGQRHPKTKVVYDMRASPDFTPYMKYEVQIPFAEYNKKAANSSAHMRYATRQLRVDIKSGKVNANQFKPQELKAIMSGKRKIPGHTWEHNSRRGRMQLVKEKPHARTPHVGGSAMNKKIDKIGKKDG
- a CDS encoding enterotoxin A family protein, encoding MVDGLERNDDYLIGFVSEALISGAINIREAHQWIYNLISKYDNLPTYIYDLPEANNWKEFDKIIGFHAYNTSETEFDALSGIAFVRGNITDEEAISKKKALKALKGNPQLEKRFRETFPFIEF